A window from Candidatus Nitrospira neomarina encodes these proteins:
- a CDS encoding ATP adenylyltransferase family protein, with protein MSGIIQPFEPGTLQVKVQARTAHALHRAAIHRILTRFELVEQAGVNFLIRMVSNLVMKAQANTDQRHSSKSANMEQDPFLPYDPDLFVADISDTHVCLLNKFNVLDHHILMVTRSFQEQESFLTRSDFEAVLLCLTEFEGLAFYNAGEAAGASQRHKHLQMVPLPFTAEMSHLPIEPLLDRARFGGTIGRVPGLPFSHVLVRMNPEWIASPLKGAQELLNHYLRMLQILGLTDGGTGEETRNPGPYNLLVTRQWMLVVPRSTECFEGISVNALGFAGGFLVKNQTQLDRLKTRGPMTALRHVAL; from the coding sequence ATGTCTGGCATCATTCAGCCATTCGAGCCAGGAACCTTGCAGGTTAAGGTGCAAGCCAGAACCGCTCACGCCCTGCACCGAGCCGCGATTCATAGAATTCTCACCCGTTTCGAGTTGGTGGAGCAAGCTGGGGTCAATTTTCTCATTCGAATGGTCTCCAATCTAGTCATGAAAGCTCAGGCAAACACTGATCAACGGCATTCTTCCAAGTCTGCTAATATGGAACAGGACCCCTTTCTGCCTTACGATCCGGATTTGTTTGTGGCGGATATTTCCGATACCCATGTGTGTTTATTGAATAAATTTAATGTTTTGGATCATCACATCCTCATGGTGACGCGATCGTTTCAGGAACAGGAATCCTTCCTCACACGGAGTGATTTCGAAGCCGTGTTATTGTGTTTGACCGAATTCGAAGGATTGGCCTTTTATAACGCGGGAGAAGCTGCTGGGGCGAGTCAACGACATAAGCATTTGCAAATGGTCCCTCTTCCCTTCACGGCTGAAATGTCCCATCTTCCCATTGAACCTCTTTTGGATAGAGCCCGATTTGGGGGGACGATTGGGAGAGTTCCCGGTCTTCCTTTTTCCCATGTTTTGGTTCGGATGAACCCGGAATGGATTGCCTCTCCCTTGAAAGGGGCACAAGAGTTGCTGAATCACTATCTGCGTATGTTGCAGATTCTCGGCCTGACGGATGGTGGAACGGGAGAGGAAACCAGGAACCCTGGTCCTTACAATTTACTGGTCACCCGACAGTGGATGTTAGTGGTTCCTCGCTCAACCGAGTGTTTTGAGGGCATTTCCGTAAATGCCCTGGGGTTTGCCGGAGGCTTTTTGGTGAAGAATCAGACGCAGCTTGATCGATTGAAAACTCGTGGACCAATGACCGCACTTCGTCACGTGGCCTTGTGA